One region of Glycine max cultivar Williams 82 chromosome 9, Glycine_max_v4.0, whole genome shotgun sequence genomic DNA includes:
- the LOC100784141 gene encoding exocyst complex component SEC3A isoform X1, producing MAKSSADDGELRRACDAAIEDPRQKIVMALRVAKSHGIFGKSSSKLGRMAKPRVLALSIVGDDVVFPAAKSKGLRTSAFLRVLKYSTGGVLEPAKLYKLKHLSKVEVVANDPSGCTFTLGFDNLRSQSVAPPQWTMRNIDDRNRLLLCILNICKDVLGRLPKVVGIDVVEMALWAKENTPSVSSQNKVRDGGPAASVVTETEITELKVNVEKELVSQAEEEDMEALLGTYVMGIGEAEEFSERLKRELQALEAANVHALLESEPLMDEVLQGLDAATSCVEDMDEWLSIFNVKLRHMREDIASIETRNNNLEMQSVNNKSLIEELDKLLERLRVPSEYATNLTGGSFDEARMLQNVEACEWLTSALRGLGVPNLDPSYANMRAVKEKRAELEKLKSTFVRRASEFLRNYFASLVDFMISDKSYFSQRGQLKRPDHADLRYKCRTYARLLQHLKSLDKNCLGPLRKAYCSSLNLLLRREAREFANELRASTKASRNPTVWLEGSTGSGQNVNATDTSTVSDAYAKMLTIFIPLLVDESSFFAHFMCFEVPTLVPPGGVVNGNKAGYDDDDDLGIMDIDENDSKSGKNSAELEALNKSLKDLLDGIQEDFYAVVDWAYKIDPLRCISMHGITERYLSGQKADAAGFVRDLLRDLESRISMQFNRFVDEACHQIERNERNVRQMGVLSYIPRFATLATRMEQYIQGQSRDLVDQAYTKFVSIMFATLEKIAQTDPKYADIFLFENYAAFQNSLYDLANIVPTLAKFYHQASEAYEQACTRHISMIIYYQFERLFQFTRRIEDLMFTVAPEEIPFQLGLSKMDLRKMLKSSLSGVDKSIAAMYKKLQKNLTSEELLPSLWDKCKKEFLDKYESFAQLVAKIYPTETIPSVAEMRDLLASM from the exons ATGGCGAAATCAAGCGCCGACGACGGCGAGCTCCGGCGAGCTTGCGACGCCGCAATTGAGGACCCGAGGCAGAAGATCGTGATGGCGCTGCGCGTCGCCAAGAGTCACGGCATCTTTGGAAAATCTTCCTCTAAGCTTGGTCGCATGGCCAAGCCCAGGGTTCTCGCTCTCTCCA TTGTTGGTGACGACGTGGTGTTTCCTGCAGCGAAATCGAAGGGGCTGAGGACATCGGCTTTTCTTCGAGTTTTGAAGTATTCTACGGGAGGAGTTCTTGaa CCTGCAAAACTATACAAGCTAAAGCACCTGTCAAAAGTGGAAGTTGTAGCAAATGATCCCAGTGGATGTACATTTACTCTG GGATTTGATAACCTTAGAAGCCAGAGTGTGGCTCCTCCTCAATGGACCATGCGCAATATTGATGATAG GAATCGCCTCCTTCTTTGCATCTTGAACATCTGTAAAGATGTTTTGGGTCGCCTTCCTAAGGTTGTTGGTATAGATGTTGTGGAGATGGCTCTTTGGGCTAAG GAAAATACGCCATCTGTTTCTTCCCAGAATAAAGTGCGAGATGGTGGTCCTGCTGCATCTGTTGTGACTGAGACAGAAATCACAGAATTGAAAGTCAACGTTGAAAAGGAACTTGTCTCGCAGGCAGAGGAAGAGGACATGGAGGCTCTTTTGGGAAC TTATGTCATGGGTATTGGTGAAGCAGAGGAATTTTCTGAAAGGTTGAAGAGGGAGCTCCAGGCTCTGGAAGCAGCAAATGTGCATGCTCTTTTAGAAAGTGAACCTTTGATGGATGAG GTGTTGCAAGGGCTTGATGCTGCAACCAGTTGTGTGGAAGATATGGATGAATGGTTAAGCATATTCAATGTAAAACTCCGGCACATGAGGGAGGATATTGCATCA ATAGAAACCCGCAATAACAACCTGGAAATGCAATCAGTAAATAACAAATCTCTCATTGAAGAGCTTGATAAGCTTCTTGAGCGATTGCGTGTCCCTTCTGAG TATGCCACAAATTTGACTGGAGGTTCATTTGATGAAGCTCGAATGCTTCAAAATGTAGAAGCATGTGAATGGTTGACCAGTGCCTTGCGTGGTCTTGGAGTGCCTAATCTAGATCCTAGTTATGCAAACATGAGAGCT GTTAAAGAGAAGCGTGCAGaacttgaaaaattaaaatctactTTTGTCAGGAGAGCCTCTGAATTCTTGAGAAATTATTTTGCTAGTTTGGTGGACTTCATGATAAGTGATAAAAGTTACTTTTCTCAG CGGGGACAGTTAAAGAGGCCTGATCATGCTGACCTGCGGTACAAGTGCAGGACATATGCACGTCTTCTGCAACATTTGAAG AGTCTTGACAAGAATTGTTTGGGTCCACTGAGAAAAGCTTATTGCAGTTCTCTGAACTTGCTTCTTCGCAGGGAG GCCCGTGAGTTTGCAAATGAACTTCGTGCTAGTACTAAAGCATCTAGAAATCCAACTGTTTGGCTTGAAGGTTCCACAGGTTCTGGTCAGAATGTAAATGCTACTGACACTTCGACAGTCTCTGATGCTTATGCAAAGATGCTTACAATTTTTATCCCACTTCTGGTGGATGAG AGTTCTTTTTTTGCACACTTCATGTGCTTTGAAGTTCCTACACTTGTTCCTCCTGGAGGTGTTGTTAATGGCAACAAAGCTggatatgatgatgatgatgatttgggAATTATGGACATTGATGAGAATGACAGCAAATCTG GTAAAAATTCTGCGGAGCTTGAAGCTTTGAATAAATCACTTAAGGATTTACTTGATGGAATACAA GAAGACTTCTATGCTGTTGTGGATTGGGCATATAAGATTGACCCTTTACGCTGTATATCAATGCATGGAATAACAGAACGCTATCTCTCTGGTCAGAAAGCTGATGCAGCAGGATTTGTACGTGATTTGCTTCGTGACCTGGAGTCTCGGATATCTATGCAGTTCAACCGA TTTGTTGATGAAGCTTGCCATcaaattgaaagaaatgaaCGCAATGTTCGCCAAATGGGTGTCCTATCCTACATTCCCAG ATTTGCAACCCTTGCAACTCGGATGGAGCAGTACATCCAGGGTCAGTCTAGGGATTTGGTTGACCAAGCATATACAAAATTT GTTAGCATAATGTTTGCAACTTTAGAAAAAATTGCACAAACAGATCCAAAGTATgcagatatttttctttttgagaacTATGCTGCTTTTCAGAATAG TTTGTATGACCTCGCCAACATTGTGCCCACATTGGCCAAGTTTTATCATCAGGCCAGTGAAGCCTATGAACAAGCTTGTACACGCCATATTAGCATGATTATCTACTAT CAATTTGAACGCCTTTTCCAGTTTACCCGAAGGATTGAGGACTTGATGTTCACTGTTGCACCTGAAGAG ATTCCTTTTCAGCTTGGACTGTCAAAAATGGATCTTCGGAAGATGTTAAAATCCAGTTTATCTGGG GTTGACAAGTCTATTGCTGCAATGTATAAGAAACTGCAAAAGAATTTGACTTCGGAGGAATTGTTACCCTCCTTATGGGACAAATGCAAG AAGGAGTTTCTTGATAAGTACGAAAGTTTTGCCCAACTTGTGGCTAAGATTTATCCTACTGAGACAATCCCGTCTGTAGCGGAGATGAGAGACCTTTTAGCTTCCATGTAG
- the LOC100784141 gene encoding exocyst complex component SEC3A isoform X2, which produces MAKSSADDGELRRACDAAIEDPRQKIVMALRVAKSHGIFGKSSSKLGRMAKPRVLALSTKSKGLRTSAFLRVLKYSTGGVLEPAKLYKLKHLSKVEVVANDPSGCTFTLGFDNLRSQSVAPPQWTMRNIDDRNRLLLCILNICKDVLGRLPKVVGIDVVEMALWAKENTPSVSSQNKVRDGGPAASVVTETEITELKVNVEKELVSQAEEEDMEALLGTYVMGIGEAEEFSERLKRELQALEAANVHALLESEPLMDEVLQGLDAATSCVEDMDEWLSIFNVKLRHMREDIASIETRNNNLEMQSVNNKSLIEELDKLLERLRVPSEYATNLTGGSFDEARMLQNVEACEWLTSALRGLGVPNLDPSYANMRAVKEKRAELEKLKSTFVRRASEFLRNYFASLVDFMISDKSYFSQRGQLKRPDHADLRYKCRTYARLLQHLKSLDKNCLGPLRKAYCSSLNLLLRREAREFANELRASTKASRNPTVWLEGSTGSGQNVNATDTSTVSDAYAKMLTIFIPLLVDESSFFAHFMCFEVPTLVPPGGVVNGNKAGYDDDDDLGIMDIDENDSKSGKNSAELEALNKSLKDLLDGIQEDFYAVVDWAYKIDPLRCISMHGITERYLSGQKADAAGFVRDLLRDLESRISMQFNRFVDEACHQIERNERNVRQMGVLSYIPRFATLATRMEQYIQGQSRDLVDQAYTKFVSIMFATLEKIAQTDPKYADIFLFENYAAFQNSLYDLANIVPTLAKFYHQASEAYEQACTRHISMIIYYQFERLFQFTRRIEDLMFTVAPEEIPFQLGLSKMDLRKMLKSSLSGVDKSIAAMYKKLQKNLTSEELLPSLWDKCKKEFLDKYESFAQLVAKIYPTETIPSVAEMRDLLASM; this is translated from the exons ATGGCGAAATCAAGCGCCGACGACGGCGAGCTCCGGCGAGCTTGCGACGCCGCAATTGAGGACCCGAGGCAGAAGATCGTGATGGCGCTGCGCGTCGCCAAGAGTCACGGCATCTTTGGAAAATCTTCCTCTAAGCTTGGTCGCATGGCCAAGCCCAGGGTTCTCGCTCTCTCCA CGAAATCGAAGGGGCTGAGGACATCGGCTTTTCTTCGAGTTTTGAAGTATTCTACGGGAGGAGTTCTTGaa CCTGCAAAACTATACAAGCTAAAGCACCTGTCAAAAGTGGAAGTTGTAGCAAATGATCCCAGTGGATGTACATTTACTCTG GGATTTGATAACCTTAGAAGCCAGAGTGTGGCTCCTCCTCAATGGACCATGCGCAATATTGATGATAG GAATCGCCTCCTTCTTTGCATCTTGAACATCTGTAAAGATGTTTTGGGTCGCCTTCCTAAGGTTGTTGGTATAGATGTTGTGGAGATGGCTCTTTGGGCTAAG GAAAATACGCCATCTGTTTCTTCCCAGAATAAAGTGCGAGATGGTGGTCCTGCTGCATCTGTTGTGACTGAGACAGAAATCACAGAATTGAAAGTCAACGTTGAAAAGGAACTTGTCTCGCAGGCAGAGGAAGAGGACATGGAGGCTCTTTTGGGAAC TTATGTCATGGGTATTGGTGAAGCAGAGGAATTTTCTGAAAGGTTGAAGAGGGAGCTCCAGGCTCTGGAAGCAGCAAATGTGCATGCTCTTTTAGAAAGTGAACCTTTGATGGATGAG GTGTTGCAAGGGCTTGATGCTGCAACCAGTTGTGTGGAAGATATGGATGAATGGTTAAGCATATTCAATGTAAAACTCCGGCACATGAGGGAGGATATTGCATCA ATAGAAACCCGCAATAACAACCTGGAAATGCAATCAGTAAATAACAAATCTCTCATTGAAGAGCTTGATAAGCTTCTTGAGCGATTGCGTGTCCCTTCTGAG TATGCCACAAATTTGACTGGAGGTTCATTTGATGAAGCTCGAATGCTTCAAAATGTAGAAGCATGTGAATGGTTGACCAGTGCCTTGCGTGGTCTTGGAGTGCCTAATCTAGATCCTAGTTATGCAAACATGAGAGCT GTTAAAGAGAAGCGTGCAGaacttgaaaaattaaaatctactTTTGTCAGGAGAGCCTCTGAATTCTTGAGAAATTATTTTGCTAGTTTGGTGGACTTCATGATAAGTGATAAAAGTTACTTTTCTCAG CGGGGACAGTTAAAGAGGCCTGATCATGCTGACCTGCGGTACAAGTGCAGGACATATGCACGTCTTCTGCAACATTTGAAG AGTCTTGACAAGAATTGTTTGGGTCCACTGAGAAAAGCTTATTGCAGTTCTCTGAACTTGCTTCTTCGCAGGGAG GCCCGTGAGTTTGCAAATGAACTTCGTGCTAGTACTAAAGCATCTAGAAATCCAACTGTTTGGCTTGAAGGTTCCACAGGTTCTGGTCAGAATGTAAATGCTACTGACACTTCGACAGTCTCTGATGCTTATGCAAAGATGCTTACAATTTTTATCCCACTTCTGGTGGATGAG AGTTCTTTTTTTGCACACTTCATGTGCTTTGAAGTTCCTACACTTGTTCCTCCTGGAGGTGTTGTTAATGGCAACAAAGCTggatatgatgatgatgatgatttgggAATTATGGACATTGATGAGAATGACAGCAAATCTG GTAAAAATTCTGCGGAGCTTGAAGCTTTGAATAAATCACTTAAGGATTTACTTGATGGAATACAA GAAGACTTCTATGCTGTTGTGGATTGGGCATATAAGATTGACCCTTTACGCTGTATATCAATGCATGGAATAACAGAACGCTATCTCTCTGGTCAGAAAGCTGATGCAGCAGGATTTGTACGTGATTTGCTTCGTGACCTGGAGTCTCGGATATCTATGCAGTTCAACCGA TTTGTTGATGAAGCTTGCCATcaaattgaaagaaatgaaCGCAATGTTCGCCAAATGGGTGTCCTATCCTACATTCCCAG ATTTGCAACCCTTGCAACTCGGATGGAGCAGTACATCCAGGGTCAGTCTAGGGATTTGGTTGACCAAGCATATACAAAATTT GTTAGCATAATGTTTGCAACTTTAGAAAAAATTGCACAAACAGATCCAAAGTATgcagatatttttctttttgagaacTATGCTGCTTTTCAGAATAG TTTGTATGACCTCGCCAACATTGTGCCCACATTGGCCAAGTTTTATCATCAGGCCAGTGAAGCCTATGAACAAGCTTGTACACGCCATATTAGCATGATTATCTACTAT CAATTTGAACGCCTTTTCCAGTTTACCCGAAGGATTGAGGACTTGATGTTCACTGTTGCACCTGAAGAG ATTCCTTTTCAGCTTGGACTGTCAAAAATGGATCTTCGGAAGATGTTAAAATCCAGTTTATCTGGG GTTGACAAGTCTATTGCTGCAATGTATAAGAAACTGCAAAAGAATTTGACTTCGGAGGAATTGTTACCCTCCTTATGGGACAAATGCAAG AAGGAGTTTCTTGATAAGTACGAAAGTTTTGCCCAACTTGTGGCTAAGATTTATCCTACTGAGACAATCCCGTCTGTAGCGGAGATGAGAGACCTTTTAGCTTCCATGTAG
- the LOC100783606 gene encoding pre-mRNA-splicing factor ISY1 homolog: MARNEEKAQSMLNRFITMKAEEKKKPKERRPFLASECRDLSEADKWRQQIMREIGRKVAEIQNEGLGEHRLRDLNDEINKLIREKSHWERRIVELGGPNYSKHSAKMTDLDGNIVDVPNPGGRGPGYRYFGAAKKLPGVKELFEKPPELRRRRTRYDIYKRIDASYYGYRDEEDGVLARLEGPAEEAMRREAAEEWRRLDEVRREARKWVVSGEVAEVTAVAREVLKEDEEEVVEEERAREREEERERREFVVHVPLPDEKEIERRVLEKKKKDLLSRYASEGLVEEQTEAKDMLNIQR; this comes from the coding sequence ATGGCTCGTAACGAGGAGAAGGCCCAGTCGATGCTCAACCGCTTCATCACGATGAAGgcggaggagaagaagaagccgaAGGAGCGCCGCCCCTTCCTCGCCTCAGAGTGCCGCGACCTCTCGGAGGCCGACAAGTGGCGGCAGCAGATCATGCGGGAGATCGGCCGGAAAGTTGCCGAGATCCAGAACGAGGGTCTCGGCGAGCACCGCCTCCGCGATCTCAACGACGAGATCAACAAGCTCATCCGCGAAAAATCCCACTGGGAACGCCGCATCGTGGAGCTCGGCGGGCCGAATTACTCGAAGCACTCCGCGAAGATGACGGACCTCGATGGAAACATCGTCGACGTCCCGAACCCGGGTGGCCGTGGCCCGGGATACCGCTACTTCGGGGCTGCCAAGAAGCTCCCCGGCGTCAAGGAGCTCTTCGAAAAACCCCCCGAGCTTCGAAGGCGGCGTACTCGATATGATATTTATAAGAGAATTGATGCGAGTTATTATGGTTACCGTGATGAGGAGGACGGTGTGCTGGCGCGGCTGGAGGGGCCGGCGGAGGAGGCGATGAGGCGGGAGGCGGCGGAGGAGTGGAGGAGGTTGGATGAGGTGAGGAGGGAGGCGAGGAAGTGGGTGGTGAGCGGGGAGGTGGCGGAGGTTACCGCGGTGGCGAGGGAGGTGCTGAAGGAGGATGAGGaggaggtggtggaggaggagaggGCGAGGGAGAGAGAGGAGGAGAGGGAGAGGAGGGAGTTTGTGGTGCACGTGCCGCTGCCGGATGAGAAGGAGATTGAGAGGAGGGTgctggagaagaagaagaaggatctGTTGAGTAGGTACGCGAGTGAGGGGCTCGTGGAGGAGCAGACTGAGGCCAAGGACATGCTCAACATTCAGCGTTAG